A single genomic interval of Anopheles marshallii chromosome 2, idAnoMarsDA_429_01, whole genome shotgun sequence harbors:
- the LOC128706962 gene encoding larval serum protein 2-like: protein MRSFVAITVVCLLACTASGYYMTKEVKYADKPFLDKQKAILEIFQHVHQPELHTHLWEEQKSFDLSTYKEHFTKPQVVEEFLRFYKYGLLPMEEIFSLYNEHHREQAVTLFHLFYYAKDWDTFYKTMVWARFHVNEGMFVYAVTVAVLHRADMKGIVLPAPYEIYPFYFFNDVVISKAQRYKMQGFYRMKKADGVYSAYIPSNYTGYYVHSNPEQRVSYFMEDIGLNSYYYYFNADYPTWMGGKEFGLYKDRRGEFYLYQHQQFLARYYLERLSNDLGTIPTFSWYEPIVTGYYPYLRYYNGVPFPARENYHNGYTEKHDVIDEITDYERRIMEAIDYGFIILPDGTYVNITTPTGVEYLGNLIQSNGDSVNKRFYGYLEKVAKFFLGGSFEMFNEFRAVPSVLEKYETAMRDPVFYQFFKRVIRFYYRYVDTLPSYKYDEIGFPGVKVETVEMDKLVTYFDNFDADITNAVDVEVFDDSTMKAGEMKKFGKMAHYQGEDFVLYARMPRLNHLPFSFKLNVVSEKPQKAVVLVFIGPKYDQYGNAYSVNANRENFFQLDHFLVDLVAGENAITRNSQDFSWFVKDRTTYFELYKQVMRAYNGDYKFPLDMSEAHCGFPARLMLPKGKKGGMPFQFFFMVVPYHAPEVERFTGYDYTVSCGVGSGARYIDSLPFGYPFNRKINEATWFTPNMVYYDAMIYHKSETEVNSVVV, encoded by the coding sequence ATGCGATCGTTCGTAGCGATCACCGTGGTGTGCCTGCTGGCCTGTACCGCCAGCGGCTACTACATGACGAAGGAGGTTAAGTACGCCGACAAGCCATTCCTGGATAAGCAGAAGGCCATACTGGAGATCTTCCAGCATGTGCACCAGCCGGAACTGCACACGCACCTGTGGGAGGAACAGAAGTCTTTCGATCTGTCCACGTACAAGGAACACTTTACCAAGCCCCAGGTTGTGGAGGAGTTCCTGCGCTTCTACAAGTATGGTCTGCTGCCGATGGAGGAAATCTTCTCGCTGTACAATGAGCACCACCGCGAGCAGGCGGTCACGCTGTTCCACCTGTTCTACTACGCCAAGGATTGGGACACGTTCTACAAGACAATGGTGTGGGCACGGTTCCACGTGAACGAAGGTATGTTCGTGTACGCCGTCACCGTTGCCGTGTTGCATCGTGCTGATATGAAGGGCATTGTACTGCCGGCGCCGTACGAAATCTATCCGTTTTACTTCTTCAACGATGTCGTGATCAGTAAGGCACAGCGGTACAAGATGCAGGGCTTCTATCGCATGAAGAAGGCGGACGGTGTGTACAGTGCGTACATCCCGAGCAACTACACCGGATACTACGTGCACAGCAATCCGGAGCAGCGCGTCAGCTACTTCATGGAGGATATTGGGCTGAACtcgtactactactacttcaaCGCCGACTACCCGACCTGGATGGGTGGCAAGGAGTTCGGACTGTACAAGGACCGTCGCGGAGAGTTCTATCTGTATCAGCACCAACAGTTCCTCGCCCGCTACTACCTGGAGCGTCTGTCGAACGATCTCGGTACGATTCCGACCTTCTCGTGGTATGAGCCGATCGTCACGGGTTACTACCCGTACCTGCGCTACTACAACGGTGTTCCGTTCCCGGCCCGTGAGAACTATCACAACGGCTACACGGAGAAGCACGACGTGATTGACGAGATCACCGATTACGAGCGTCGCATCATGGAAGCGATCGATTACGGATTCATCATTCTTCCCGATGGAACTTACGTGAACATCACCACTCCGACCGGTGTTGAGTACCTGGGCAATCTGATCCAATCGAACGGAGACAGCGTCAACAAGCGATTCTACGGTTACTTGGAGAAGGTGGCCAAGTTCTTCCTCGGCGGTTCGTTCGAGATGTTCAACGAGTTCCGCGCAGTGCCGAGCGTGCTGGAGAAGTACGAGACGGCCATGCGTGATCCGGTGTTCTATCAGTTCTTCAAGCGTGTGATTCGGTTCTACTATCGCTATGTGGACACTCTGCCCAGCTACAAGTACGACGAGATCGGCTTCCCCGGCGTGAAGGTGGAAACGGTCGAGATGGACAAGCTGGTGACGTACTTCGATAACTTCGATGCGGACATTACAAATGCGGTCGATGTGGAGGTGTTTGACGATAGCACCATGAAGGCGGGTGAGATGAAGAAGTTCGGCAAGATGGCACACTACCAGGGTGAAGACTTTGTCCTGTATGCACGCATGCCCCGCCTGAACCATCTGCCATTCTCCTTCAAGCTGAACGTGGTGTCGGAGAAGCCCCAGAAGGCGGTCGTGCTTGTGTTCATTGGTCCGAAATACGATCAGTACGGCAATGCGTACAGCGTGAACGCGAACCGGGAGAACTTCTTCCAGCTGGACCACTTCCTCGTTGATCTGGTGGCAGGCGAGAACGCAATCACCCGCAACTCGCAGGACTTTAGCTGGTTTGTCAAGGATCGCACCACGTACTTCGAGCTGTACAAACAAGTGATGCGTGCGTATAACGGTGACTACAAGTTCCCGCTCGACATGTCCGAGGCCCACTGTGGTTTCCCTGCCCGGTTGATGTTGCCGAAGGGCAAGAAGGGTGGTATGCCGTTCCAGTTCTTCTTCATGGTTGTCCCGTACCATGCGCCAGAGGTAGAACGTTTCACCGGTTACGATTACACGGTGTCGTGCGGTGTCGGTTCCGGTGCGCGCTACATCGATTCGCTTCCGTTCGGCTATCCGTTCAACCGCAAGATTAACGAAGCAACCTGGTTCACCCCTAACATGGTGTACTACGATGCAATGATCTACCACAAGAGTGAGACGGAAGTCAACTCGGTTGTTGTCTAG